The proteins below are encoded in one region of Sulfitobacter sp. SK012:
- the ccoO gene encoding cytochrome-c oxidase, cbb3-type subunit II: MSTRHQKLERHSLKFAMAILVVASIGGLVEIAPLFTIENTVEKVEGMRPYTPLELAGRDIYIREGCYACHSQMIRTLRSDVERYGHFSLAAESMYDHPFQWGSKRTGPDLARIGGKYSDAWHVAHLEKPRELVEGSVMPGYAFLSEVRLNTGPLPAALKALSYTGVPYTDDQIENAGKAAAWQADAEQYYETELQELFGENVQVRDFDGQPHIVTEMDALVAYLQMLGTLVNFDALNQEEIAR, encoded by the coding sequence ATGAGCACACGACATCAAAAACTAGAGCGCCATTCGTTAAAGTTTGCCATGGCCATCCTCGTGGTCGCCTCAATTGGTGGACTTGTTGAAATCGCGCCGCTGTTTACCATCGAAAACACGGTAGAAAAAGTTGAAGGGATGCGCCCGTATACACCGCTAGAGCTGGCCGGGCGTGACATCTACATTCGCGAAGGGTGCTATGCTTGTCACAGCCAAATGATCCGCACGTTGCGTTCGGATGTGGAACGCTATGGTCACTTTAGTCTGGCAGCCGAAAGCATGTATGATCACCCCTTTCAGTGGGGTTCTAAACGCACTGGGCCGGATTTGGCTCGGATTGGCGGAAAATACTCTGATGCATGGCATGTTGCTCATCTAGAAAAGCCCCGCGAACTTGTCGAAGGATCGGTAATGCCGGGCTATGCTTTCCTGTCAGAGGTGAGGTTGAATACCGGCCCGTTGCCAGCAGCGCTGAAAGCGCTGAGTTATACTGGTGTACCTTACACAGATGATCAGATCGAGAATGCTGGTAAGGCGGCCGCATGGCAGGCGGACGCAGAACAGTACTACGAGACCGAATTGCAGGAGCTTTTCGGCGAGAACGTACAAGTGCGCGATTTCGACGGTCAACCGCACATCGTGACGGAAATGGACGCGCTTGTGGCGTACCTGCAAATGTTGGGCACGTTGGTTAACTTCGATGCCCTGAATCAAGAGGAGATCGCCCGATGA
- the ccoN gene encoding cytochrome-c oxidase, cbb3-type subunit I produces the protein MRSEMTLEDLVLMVVLFLVMLGGIAILGWGVPIAYVLHGWLIAIGAGWGLMWIINRITDPKVEVPLEYSDTVIKYGVIATLIWGVVAFAVGDIIAWQLAFPDLNGDMSWSNFGRMRPVHTSGVVFGFGGNALIATSFYVVQRTSRARLASETLPWMVFWGYNLFLVIAATGYPMGITQSREYAEPEWYADLLLLVVWVGYLFLYLKTLSRRAEPHIYVANWYYLAFIVVIAMLHTVNNLAIPVSIEYPKSYSLFAGVQDAMTQWWYGHNAVGFLLTAGFLGMLYYFLPKAVNRPIYSYRMSIVGFWGITFLYLWAGSHHLHYTALPDWVQYLGMSMSIILLVPSWASVFNGILTLNGAWDKVRTDPAVRFMMVAILFYGLSTFEGSFMAIRPVNSLSHYTDWTIGHVHAGALGWVAFITFGAMYKMVPWIWKREGTYSQKLEAWHFWLALSGTLIYVGAMWNSGITQSLMWQTYSADGAFQYSFLDSVIAMHPYYVARAIGGLLYLIGACIGAYNIYMTVSGPKLAETEHPGPLAQRPAE, from the coding sequence ATGCGGTCTGAAATGACGCTCGAAGATCTTGTGCTGATGGTGGTCCTGTTCCTCGTCATGCTGGGAGGTATCGCGATATTGGGCTGGGGTGTGCCAATTGCCTATGTTTTGCATGGGTGGCTTATTGCGATTGGTGCAGGTTGGGGGCTGATGTGGATCATAAACCGCATCACTGATCCCAAAGTCGAAGTTCCGCTGGAATACAGCGACACCGTTATCAAGTATGGTGTGATCGCCACATTGATTTGGGGGGTGGTCGCGTTTGCCGTTGGCGATATCATCGCGTGGCAACTCGCCTTTCCCGATTTGAACGGCGATATGTCATGGTCGAATTTTGGCCGAATGCGGCCTGTTCATACCTCGGGTGTCGTGTTTGGTTTTGGTGGTAACGCGCTGATCGCCACCTCGTTCTATGTAGTGCAACGTACTTCGCGGGCACGACTGGCCAGTGAAACGCTGCCTTGGATGGTTTTCTGGGGATACAATCTCTTTTTGGTTATTGCCGCGACCGGCTATCCGATGGGGATTACCCAGTCCAGAGAATACGCAGAACCGGAATGGTACGCAGACCTGTTGCTGTTGGTGGTGTGGGTCGGCTATCTATTTTTGTATCTCAAGACACTTTCGCGCCGAGCTGAGCCGCATATTTACGTGGCCAACTGGTACTATCTGGCCTTCATCGTAGTCATTGCGATGCTGCATACCGTCAACAATCTGGCAATACCGGTGTCGATCGAATATCCTAAAAGTTATTCGCTCTTTGCAGGTGTGCAGGACGCCATGACCCAGTGGTGGTACGGCCACAATGCCGTTGGGTTCCTGCTGACTGCGGGTTTTCTGGGGATGCTGTATTATTTCCTACCCAAAGCCGTGAACCGGCCGATCTATTCCTATCGCATGTCGATTGTGGGGTTTTGGGGGATCACGTTTCTTTATCTTTGGGCCGGATCGCACCACTTACATTACACGGCCTTGCCAGACTGGGTGCAGTATCTAGGCATGAGCATGTCGATCATCCTGCTGGTGCCCAGCTGGGCATCGGTGTTCAACGGCATCCTGACACTCAACGGTGCTTGGGACAAAGTGCGCACAGATCCTGCGGTGCGTTTCATGATGGTGGCTATTTTGTTCTACGGCCTGTCTACATTCGAGGGATCCTTTATGGCGATCCGGCCAGTGAATTCGCTGAGCCACTATACCGATTGGACCATCGGCCACGTTCATGCCGGTGCGCTGGGTTGGGTCGCCTTCATCACCTTTGGTGCCATGTATAAAATGGTGCCGTGGATCTGGAAACGTGAGGGAACCTATTCCCAAAAGCTGGAGGCCTGGCATTTCTGGCTCGCCCTATCCGGCACTCTGATTTACGTCGGAGCCATGTGGAACAGTGGCATCACGCAATCGCTGATGTGGCAGACCTATTCGGCTGATGGCGCGTTCCAATATTCGTTCCTCGACAGCGTGATCGCGATGCATCCTTACTATGTTGCCCGAGCTATTGGTGGGCTGCTCTATCTGATCGGGGCCTGTATCGGCGCCTATAATATTTACATGACAGTTAGCGGGCCAAAACTGGCTGAAACAGAGCATCCTGGGCCACTTGCCCAACGGCCGGCGGAGTAG
- a CDS encoding DUF2189 domain-containing protein, producing the protein MKASEYTRARVLKGEPLSIIKGWLSAGWSDFRANPGLSLAYGIGLVVLGWALIWVLGATGLAWMLLPLLAGGVLVGPVATVGLYAVARGKKDVAAKGQIALVGVILMVFALTWIRAATVLFAIEYGLRPFAGFSETLELMLSTPSGWILLIVGSLVGGLFAALGFAVSAFSLPMLVERNIDGFSAMGLSFNATTQNFRLAVLWGVTITILSGIGILTGLLGLVIIFPLLGYATWHAYAELFQGEPQ; encoded by the coding sequence ATGAAGGCATCTGAATACACAAGAGCCCGTGTTTTGAAGGGCGAACCCCTTTCCATAATCAAGGGGTGGCTTTCGGCGGGATGGTCGGATTTTCGTGCAAACCCCGGACTGTCACTGGCTTACGGGATTGGATTGGTTGTTCTGGGTTGGGCGTTGATCTGGGTGCTTGGGGCAACTGGACTGGCGTGGATGTTGCTGCCGCTCCTGGCTGGTGGTGTTCTTGTAGGCCCGGTTGCGACGGTTGGTCTCTACGCCGTAGCGAGAGGCAAAAAGGACGTCGCGGCAAAGGGGCAAATTGCACTGGTCGGGGTTATCCTGATGGTCTTTGCCCTGACGTGGATCAGGGCCGCCACGGTGTTGTTTGCCATTGAATACGGCTTGCGGCCTTTTGCGGGATTTTCCGAGACCTTGGAACTGATGTTGAGCACCCCGTCAGGGTGGATATTACTGATTGTCGGCTCATTGGTTGGTGGGCTGTTCGCAGCACTCGGCTTTGCTGTTTCGGCTTTTTCGCTCCCGATGCTGGTAGAGCGCAACATAGACGGATTTTCGGCGATGGGGCTTAGTTTTAACGCCACTACACAGAATTTCCGGTTGGCGGTTCTGTGGGGCGTTACCATTACCATTCTTTCCGGAATTGGTATTCTAACGGGTCTGCTTGGCTTGGTTATCATCTTCCCGCTGCTTGGGTACGCCACATGGCACGCCTACGCTGAGCTGTTTCAAGGAGAGCCGCAATGA
- the fliP gene encoding flagellar type III secretion system pore protein FliP (The bacterial flagellar biogenesis protein FliP forms a type III secretion system (T3SS)-type pore required for flagellar assembly.) codes for MSTRVWLLTLLMLNLALLPSTGFAQDLSISLGDDTSISARTIQLFALVTVLSLAPGLAIMVTCFPFLVTVLSILRQAIGLQQSPPNMLIVSLALFLTYFIMEPVFTAAWEYGIEPLTANTIDAETAFVRTLEPFRVFMANRLDPDTFFAMAELRPDTVAAQPTADAPLSVLVPSFLLSEISRAFQIGFLIYLPFLIIDLVVAAILMSMGMMMVPPAVVSLPFKLAFFVIADGWALIAGSLVRSYF; via the coding sequence ATGTCGACGAGAGTTTGGCTGCTTACTTTACTTATGCTCAACTTAGCATTGCTCCCGAGTACTGGATTCGCACAAGATCTCTCAATTTCATTAGGGGATGATACTTCAATCTCCGCGCGCACAATTCAGCTTTTTGCGCTCGTAACTGTCCTCAGCCTTGCTCCTGGGCTAGCAATTATGGTTACGTGTTTTCCATTCCTTGTTACCGTTTTGTCGATCTTGCGCCAAGCCATCGGGCTGCAACAGTCGCCACCAAATATGCTAATTGTAAGCTTGGCTCTATTCTTAACCTATTTTATCATGGAGCCAGTTTTCACTGCGGCTTGGGAATATGGAATTGAGCCCCTTACTGCAAACACAATAGATGCTGAGACAGCTTTTGTTAGAACGCTGGAGCCGTTTCGCGTCTTTATGGCGAACAGACTTGACCCAGATACGTTCTTTGCAATGGCTGAACTTCGACCGGATACAGTAGCAGCTCAACCTACAGCTGATGCTCCGCTCTCGGTATTGGTTCCTAGTTTTTTATTGTCAGAAATCTCTAGAGCGTTTCAAATTGGGTTTTTGATCTACCTTCCATTTTTGATTATTGACCTCGTAGTTGCAGCGATTTTGATGTCGATGGGTATGATGATGGTGCCCCCCGCAGTCGTTTCTTTACCGTTTAAGCTCGCTTTTTTTGTGATCGCAGACGGGTGGGCCCTTATTGCAGGGAGTCTTGTGCGGAGCTATTTTTAG
- a CDS encoding FliM/FliN family flagellar motor switch protein, with protein sequence MTDTAMPATDTSNPFTAVSIEVTVCVGKARPLVRDLVMLGENAVLTLDRRIDDPVDLYVGDRLIARGSLEEQEGDNSGQLVVRLLEVIDAKKGN encoded by the coding sequence ATGACTGATACCGCTATGCCCGCTACCGATACCTCAAATCCCTTCACGGCCGTGTCGATTGAAGTCACTGTATGTGTTGGTAAGGCTCGCCCTTTAGTTAGGGATCTGGTGATGCTTGGCGAAAATGCCGTCCTGACGCTCGACCGGCGAATAGATGACCCAGTGGATCTTTACGTTGGCGACCGCTTGATTGCGCGTGGAAGCCTTGAAGAGCAGGAGGGTGATAATTCGGGCCAATTAGTCGTGCGTTTACTTGAGGTGATCGACGCAAAAAAGGGCAACTGA
- a CDS encoding flagellar M-ring protein FliF C-terminal domain-containing protein: protein MTANGEGETVAAPREETEIEALKELVSSAVGFDEARGDIITIKSMALQSVPPAGTIAGISIVDRFNLDVMSVIQMGILALVALVLGLFVVRPVLSRSSMVEPRAIAALSGAETDKTQAALTGELAPDDLDLPHLSPINVTSELGLPDETLGISALKGNTEDPVARLRSMIGERQEETVEILRGWLEDKEENA, encoded by the coding sequence ATGACGGCTAATGGTGAGGGCGAAACAGTTGCGGCCCCACGCGAAGAAACCGAGATCGAAGCACTCAAAGAACTGGTGTCCTCTGCAGTAGGCTTTGACGAGGCGCGCGGCGACATTATCACTATCAAATCAATGGCGCTGCAGTCCGTGCCACCGGCGGGCACGATTGCTGGGATCTCAATAGTTGACCGGTTCAATCTTGACGTAATGTCCGTCATTCAAATGGGGATCCTAGCGCTAGTTGCTCTGGTCCTTGGGCTTTTTGTCGTTCGCCCAGTTTTATCTCGTTCGTCGATGGTCGAACCAAGGGCCATCGCAGCATTGTCCGGAGCTGAAACAGACAAAACTCAAGCTGCGTTGACTGGTGAACTTGCGCCTGACGATCTCGATCTACCTCATTTATCACCAATCAATGTGACATCCGAGCTTGGTCTCCCTGATGAAACACTGGGCATTTCGGCGCTGAAAGGCAACACTGAAGATCCAGTTGCTCGGTTGCGTTCAATGATTGGTGAAAGGCAGGAAGAGACGGTCGAAATTCTCCGCGGCTGGCTTGAAGACAAGGAGGAAAATGCATGA
- a CDS encoding flagellar biosynthetic protein FliQ, whose translation MLDEVIFFDTLREGLWIAVVVSIPILTVALLAGVSIGLVQALTSVQEMTLTFVPKLGAILIVFWMSMGFMTQTLVSFFHNRIIPLIIGG comes from the coding sequence ATGTTGGATGAGGTAATTTTTTTCGATACGCTGCGGGAAGGTCTTTGGATTGCGGTGGTTGTCTCCATTCCGATCCTGACCGTGGCCTTGCTGGCTGGTGTTTCGATCGGCTTAGTTCAAGCTCTAACATCCGTTCAGGAAATGACACTGACGTTCGTACCCAAGCTAGGTGCAATCCTGATCGTGTTCTGGATGTCGATGGGATTCATGACGCAAACGCTCGTCTCATTTTTCCACAACCGAATTATTCCACTGATTATCGGAGGCTGA
- the fliE gene encoding flagellar hook-basal body complex protein FliE, giving the protein MEMKSLSAIQSYTSARPATEPAKGADGIGAAMKNVAVDFAETLAQSEQVAQAAMVGDADPHALVQALAQTELAVETAVSVRNKVVEAYQEILRMPV; this is encoded by the coding sequence ATGGAAATGAAGTCACTGTCGGCAATCCAGAGTTATACCTCGGCGAGACCTGCAACCGAACCTGCCAAGGGTGCGGATGGCATAGGTGCGGCGATGAAAAACGTCGCTGTGGATTTTGCCGAGACCCTGGCGCAGTCAGAGCAAGTAGCCCAAGCGGCTATGGTTGGCGACGCTGATCCGCACGCTTTAGTGCAAGCACTGGCACAGACGGAACTTGCTGTTGAAACGGCTGTGAGCGTACGCAACAAAGTTGTCGAAGCGTACCAGGAAATCCTGCGGATGCCCGTCTAA
- the flgC gene encoding flagellar basal body rod protein FlgC has translation MSDFANSRAVSSSGLQAQATRLRHLSENISNADTPGYRRKMIPFETAFAAADGVAKVEVGRVRLDQTELEKIYDPSHPLADETGHLSGSNVNLLIELADAREAQRSYEANLKMFEQSRKMSSGLMDLLRR, from the coding sequence ATGAGTGATTTCGCAAATTCTCGAGCTGTATCTTCAAGCGGCCTCCAGGCTCAGGCGACACGCCTGCGGCACCTTTCTGAGAATATCTCAAATGCAGATACACCAGGTTACCGGCGCAAGATGATACCGTTTGAGACCGCTTTTGCTGCCGCTGACGGCGTTGCGAAAGTTGAAGTTGGGCGGGTCCGGTTGGACCAAACAGAATTAGAAAAAATCTATGATCCGTCGCACCCACTTGCCGATGAAACCGGGCACTTGTCCGGTTCGAACGTCAATTTACTCATTGAACTTGCAGATGCGCGAGAAGCGCAGCGCAGCTATGAGGCTAACCTCAAAATGTTTGAGCAGTCGCGCAAGATGTCGTCTGGTTTGATGGACTTGCTGCGCCGCTAA
- a CDS encoding FlgB family protein, translated as MFENLSVLKMASAMAVHAGKKQGIAAQNVANADTPGYVGRDLPDFRTSYGSDSPAQRATRSNHLHGAEDGQAAMTPIALGGEASPNGNNVSLEGEIMKSASAKSQHDRALAIYRSALNVLRTSSK; from the coding sequence ATGTTCGAAAATCTCTCAGTTCTGAAAATGGCATCTGCGATGGCGGTCCATGCAGGAAAGAAGCAAGGCATTGCAGCGCAGAACGTCGCAAACGCCGATACGCCCGGCTACGTCGGACGCGACCTTCCGGACTTCCGGACGAGCTATGGGTCTGATTCGCCAGCGCAACGCGCCACCCGGTCAAATCATCTTCATGGTGCGGAAGATGGCCAAGCAGCGATGACTCCAATTGCCTTAGGGGGCGAAGCGTCGCCCAACGGGAATAATGTGTCACTGGAAGGTGAAATCATGAAATCCGCGAGTGCCAAGAGCCAGCATGACCGAGCTCTGGCGATCTACCGTTCGGCACTAAATGTGCTGCGTACAAGCAGCAAATGA
- a CDS encoding FliI/YscN family ATPase has translation MTHASHLGGLIAQISSLQPITNVGRVTSVEGGMIKIVGLSDCACIGDQLSLCRKSGGSLTGEVVQIFGEQLVMLADESQDGIALGDRVTLKPPIQIAPTDSWIGRIVDPSGQPLDGKPLLRGAISKSLKASPPPPADRRAMGGRLNTGLAIMNTMLPIVKGQRVGLFAGSGVGKSSLLGHLAQNMESDVVVIAMIGERGRELRHFVEEVLGDEGLSRAVIVAATSDRSPLLRRRCAWTAMAVAEHFRDQGRSVLFLADSITRFAEAHREVAVSAGEAPVLRGFPPSTAHQIMSLCERAGPGVDDQGDITAIFSVLVAGSDMDEPIADILRGVLDGHVVLDRKIAERGRYPAIDILRSVSRSLPAAASEIENAHITQARRIMGVYDQNAMMIHAGLYSQGSDPEVDKAIQVWPALDDYLAKTEPQDVAHSFTQLELILRRAKVTAAQTRSTG, from the coding sequence ATGACGCACGCATCTCACCTTGGCGGACTGATTGCTCAGATCAGCTCGCTACAGCCCATAACCAATGTCGGCAGAGTAACCAGCGTAGAAGGCGGTATGATCAAAATTGTTGGGCTATCCGACTGCGCATGTATCGGCGATCAGCTAAGTCTATGTCGTAAATCGGGTGGATCTCTAACCGGCGAAGTCGTTCAGATCTTTGGAGAACAGCTGGTAATGCTGGCAGACGAATCGCAAGACGGAATCGCCCTGGGCGACCGCGTTACACTGAAACCACCCATACAGATCGCGCCGACTGATAGTTGGATTGGCCGGATCGTGGATCCATCGGGTCAACCTCTTGACGGAAAGCCACTGCTGCGTGGCGCTATCAGTAAATCACTAAAGGCATCGCCACCACCGCCAGCGGACCGGCGTGCAATGGGGGGACGATTAAACACAGGTCTTGCGATTATGAACACCATGCTTCCGATCGTCAAAGGGCAGCGGGTCGGTCTGTTCGCGGGTTCGGGCGTGGGTAAATCAAGTTTGTTGGGCCACCTCGCACAAAATATGGAAAGCGATGTTGTGGTCATTGCCATGATCGGAGAACGGGGTAGAGAACTACGCCATTTCGTCGAAGAGGTCTTGGGCGATGAAGGCTTAAGTCGAGCAGTGATTGTTGCAGCCACCTCAGACCGTTCACCACTCCTACGACGCCGTTGTGCTTGGACAGCCATGGCCGTAGCGGAGCACTTTCGAGATCAAGGTCGCTCGGTTCTTTTCCTTGCCGATTCCATTACGCGTTTTGCTGAAGCCCATCGGGAAGTGGCTGTTTCCGCCGGGGAAGCGCCAGTGTTGCGGGGTTTTCCCCCGTCAACAGCGCACCAGATTATGTCTCTTTGTGAAAGGGCTGGCCCAGGAGTGGACGATCAAGGTGACATCACGGCAATCTTCAGTGTGCTGGTTGCAGGTTCGGACATGGACGAGCCAATCGCAGATATTCTGCGCGGTGTTCTGGATGGGCACGTCGTTCTCGATCGAAAAATCGCAGAACGTGGTCGCTATCCGGCGATTGATATCCTGCGATCAGTTTCACGAAGCCTCCCTGCTGCTGCGTCTGAAATTGAAAACGCCCACATTACGCAGGCACGCAGGATCATGGGTGTCTACGATCAGAATGCTATGATGATTCATGCGGGCCTATATTCCCAAGGAAGTGACCCTGAAGTAGATAAGGCCATTCAAGTCTGGCCTGCACTAGATGACTATCTTGCGAAAACAGAGCCTCAAGATGTGGCACACAGCTTCACACAACTGGAGCTCATTCTGCGACGCGCGAAAGTTACTGCAGCACAGACGAGGTCAACGGGATAG
- a CDS encoding DUF1217 domain-containing protein, translating to MFQPVIPVGGLGGWRFLQRTYDAQFVAFSQSVEIKRDSDYFREKVGGVQSAEELVSDRRLLTVALGAFGLQDDIDNRYFIKKILEDGTENDDALANRFADTRYRELSEAFGFGPTEFPKTSQQDFVESVLARYEASSFELATGAQDESMRFALYGQREMSLVAKMEGSNDTKWFTVMGDPPLRKLFERALNLPDAFGQVDIDQQLAVFKDRASSIFGSADLGQFEDPDKLQGLITKYLVGEQISSLGQGLSSGSIALTLLGR from the coding sequence ATGTTTCAACCAGTTATTCCAGTCGGTGGCCTTGGCGGTTGGCGGTTTCTGCAACGAACCTACGACGCTCAATTTGTCGCTTTTTCCCAATCAGTGGAGATCAAGCGCGACAGCGATTATTTTCGCGAGAAGGTTGGAGGTGTTCAGTCTGCAGAAGAGTTGGTTTCTGACCGGCGACTGCTCACGGTTGCTTTGGGTGCGTTCGGATTGCAGGACGACATTGATAATAGGTACTTTATTAAGAAGATTCTGGAAGATGGGACCGAAAACGATGATGCCCTAGCCAATCGATTTGCAGACACGCGATATCGGGAGCTTTCCGAGGCATTTGGATTTGGACCAACAGAGTTTCCAAAGACGAGCCAACAGGATTTTGTTGAGAGTGTTTTGGCACGCTATGAAGCGAGCAGCTTCGAACTCGCAACAGGTGCCCAAGATGAAAGCATGCGGTTTGCACTCTATGGCCAACGAGAGATGTCGTTGGTCGCCAAAATGGAAGGGTCCAACGATACCAAATGGTTTACCGTCATGGGTGATCCGCCGCTTCGCAAGCTCTTTGAGCGCGCGTTAAATCTTCCAGATGCATTTGGCCAAGTGGATATTGATCAACAGCTTGCTGTATTTAAGGACCGTGCAAGCTCTATATTCGGATCTGCAGATTTAGGTCAATTTGAAGATCCAGATAAGCTGCAAGGTCTAATAACCAAATATTTGGTCGGCGAACAGATTAGTAGCCTTGGTCAAGGGCTTTCCTCCGGGTCAATTGCATTGACGCTTCTAGGCCGATAG
- the flbT gene encoding flagellar biosynthesis repressor FlbT, which translates to MSGLVLKLSPKERVLINGAVIENGDRRSRLAIMTPNANILRLRDAIHPEDAKTPVRRACYAVQLVLSGDSDPNDVHFSLLRQMEELSQVFTDPDSKSALSEASTGIIEKQYYRSLKALRSLLQREDRFLAIRPS; encoded by the coding sequence ATGAGTGGACTGGTCTTGAAGCTAAGCCCAAAGGAACGCGTGTTGATCAATGGCGCTGTGATTGAAAACGGAGATCGACGTAGTCGTCTGGCCATCATGACGCCAAATGCTAACATTCTGCGTCTTCGAGATGCAATTCACCCCGAAGATGCCAAGACACCAGTTCGCCGTGCGTGCTACGCGGTTCAGCTTGTACTTTCTGGTGATAGTGACCCAAATGACGTTCACTTCTCTCTCTTGCGTCAGATGGAAGAGCTTAGTCAGGTATTCACAGATCCGGACAGCAAATCCGCGCTTTCGGAAGCCAGCACCGGGATAATTGAAAAGCAATACTATCGAAGCCTGAAGGCCCTCCGGAGCCTCTTGCAACGCGAAGATCGGTTTTTGGCGATTAGGCCGAGCTAA
- the flaF gene encoding flagellar biosynthesis regulator FlaF: protein MNASKMAQRAYAPTSAPIKSERSIEYEVIARITYRLKAAIEGNKFPPLVEALHENRTLWQRFSIDVADPANLLPKDLRARIFYLAEFTDHHTSKVINEKVSAVPLLEVNTAIMRGLK, encoded by the coding sequence GTGAACGCATCCAAAATGGCTCAACGCGCCTATGCGCCAACATCTGCTCCAATCAAATCTGAACGCAGCATCGAATACGAAGTGATCGCTAGGATTACCTATCGTCTGAAAGCCGCGATTGAAGGAAACAAGTTTCCCCCATTGGTTGAAGCGTTGCACGAAAATCGAACTCTATGGCAGAGGTTTTCCATTGACGTCGCGGACCCGGCCAACTTGCTACCAAAAGATTTGCGGGCGCGAATTTTTTATCTTGCAGAGTTCACCGATCATCACACGAGTAAGGTGATCAACGAGAAAGTATCAGCTGTGCCGCTTTTGGAGGTAAATACCGCCATCATGCGTGGCCTGAAATAG
- a CDS encoding flagellin N-terminal helical domain-containing protein — protein MSSILTNNGAMVALQTLKSVNSNLTDTQSQISTGKEIGSAKDNSAIWAISKVMESDVVGFKAVSKSLAVGESTLGVASAGAESIVETLKEMEALAVAGGSETADFTKIQADMTQKVAQISDTIAASQFNGVNLLSTAGAGLTVVSSVNRVGAAAATTDTITVANQDFEAGIDTAGMTAITDAATAATAFGEIQAMMATALTGAATIGAAASRVSDQNDFVGKLSDSLKSGIGALVDADMEATSARLQALQTQQQLGVQALSIANQAPQTILSLFR, from the coding sequence ATGTCGAGCATTCTTACAAACAACGGTGCAATGGTTGCGTTGCAAACTCTGAAATCCGTCAACTCAAACCTCACCGATACACAAAGCCAGATTTCGACCGGTAAGGAAATCGGATCGGCCAAGGACAATTCGGCGATTTGGGCAATTTCCAAGGTGATGGAATCGGATGTTGTGGGTTTTAAGGCGGTATCAAAATCTTTGGCAGTTGGTGAGTCGACGCTTGGTGTTGCTTCGGCTGGCGCGGAATCGATCGTTGAAACATTGAAGGAGATGGAGGCACTGGCGGTTGCCGGCGGTAGTGAAACTGCCGATTTTACCAAGATCCAAGCTGACATGACGCAAAAAGTGGCTCAGATCAGCGATACCATCGCTGCGTCACAATTTAACGGCGTTAACCTGCTTTCGACTGCTGGTGCTGGCCTGACAGTAGTGTCTTCGGTCAACCGTGTTGGTGCCGCGGCTGCAACGACAGATACGATTACTGTCGCTAACCAAGACTTTGAGGCCGGCATCGATACGGCCGGGATGACAGCCATTACTGATGCCGCCACGGCTGCAACGGCGTTTGGTGAAATCCAAGCAATGATGGCCACCGCCCTTACAGGCGCAGCAACAATCGGGGCGGCTGCAAGCCGCGTTTCCGACCAAAACGATTTTGTCGGTAAACTCAGTGACTCTTTGAAATCGGGTATTGGCGCGCTTGTCGATGCAGACATGGAGGCAACATCTGCACGTCTCCAAGCGCTGCAGACCCAACAGCAGTTGGGTGTGCAAGCGCTGTCTATTGCGAACCAGGCTCCGCAGACCATCCTGTCGCTGTTCCGTTAA